Proteins encoded within one genomic window of Thioploca ingrica:
- a CDS encoding molecular chaperone TorD: MLPNNITPDKLRLFAGLLASPSKDSLEVLIELAAENPWLQPAVAELKAMALDRWQGEHTYLFINGHPKTCCPPFQSVYRHGVMNGAICEDIEQFYQSIGLETIDGLPPDYLGVLLECAAYLAEQQPFEVMQWEQLWQNHIVPWVPRFAEDLQSHSELILYQQLGVKLKELF, encoded by the coding sequence ATGTTACCTAATAACATTACACCGGATAAACTGCGTCTCTTTGCTGGGCTACTCGCTTCGCCCAGCAAAGACAGTTTAGAGGTGCTTATTGAATTAGCGGCAGAAAACCCGTGGTTACAGCCGGCTGTAGCCGAATTGAAGGCAATGGCTTTAGACCGTTGGCAAGGAGAACATACCTACCTTTTTATCAATGGTCATCCTAAAACCTGTTGCCCACCCTTTCAGTCAGTTTATCGTCATGGCGTGATGAATGGCGCAATTTGTGAAGACATTGAGCAATTTTACCAATCCATTGGCTTAGAAACGATTGATGGACTACCGCCAGATTATTTGGGCGTTTTATTAGAATGTGCTGCCTACTTAGCAGAACAACAACCTTTTGAGGTGATGCAATGGGAACAATTATGGCAAAATCATATTGTTCCTTGGGTACCGCGTTTTGCTGAAGATTTACAATCTCATAGTGAATTGATTCTTTATCAGCAACTTGGAGTTAAATTAAAGGAATTATTTTAA
- a CDS encoding glycosyl transferase — protein sequence MNANNPLVSVVIPTKDRSDKLPIAIESVLQQTYSNLEIIVVDDGSTVPVSLDFTDPRIKIIHLDKPKGVAAARNIALREAQGEFMCLLDDDDYYYPNKIEDQLNYLFQHPEVDIVYSLMEYNFWHKGKKETIIYKHALIYDMYNFKYCTNVIHNNSTLFRKRVLERISFDERLTKYTDTQFYMAASLCCVIHHLPVVVAVWNIGWGTHQITARRKFIKNYKNHTILCEIFRETIDSNPLYRKKFYRRLGIYALACGDIIGAFRAFKRMLPGYFSWRQVNKL from the coding sequence GTGAATGCCAATAACCCACTGGTTTCAGTTGTTATCCCAACGAAAGATCGCTCGGATAAATTACCGATTGCAATCGAAAGTGTATTACAACAAACCTATTCAAATCTCGAAATAATCGTCGTAGATGATGGTTCAACGGTACCCGTTTCTTTAGATTTCACTGATCCAAGAATTAAAATCATCCATTTAGATAAACCCAAGGGGGTTGCTGCTGCTCGTAATATTGCGTTACGTGAAGCGCAAGGTGAGTTTATGTGTTTGCTAGACGATGATGATTATTATTATCCCAATAAAATTGAGGATCAACTCAACTATTTGTTTCAACATCCTGAAGTAGATATCGTTTATTCGTTAATGGAATATAATTTTTGGCATAAAGGTAAAAAAGAAACAATTATTTATAAACATGCACTTATTTATGATATGTACAATTTTAAATATTGTACGAACGTCATACATAATAATTCCACCTTATTTCGTAAACGAGTACTAGAACGTATCTCTTTTGATGAACGTCTGACTAAATATACTGATACCCAATTTTATATGGCGGCTTCTCTGTGTTGTGTTATTCATCATCTCCCGGTGGTCGTTGCAGTTTGGAATATTGGGTGGGGTACTCATCAGATAACAGCCAGGAGAAAATTTATCAAAAATTATAAAAATCATACTATCCTCTGCGAAATTTTTCGAGAAACCATAGATAGTAATCCCTTATACCGGAAAAAGTTTTACCGAAGATTAGGTATTTATGCACTCGCTTGTGGAGATATCATCGGGGCATTTAGAGCCTTTAAGAGAATGCTACCGGGATATTTCAGTTGGCGTCAGGTGAACAAGTTATAG
- a CDS encoding molybdopterin oxidoreductase produces the protein MAWNFPKLSRRTFLKTTGLSTAGLSLLKFNPLLSKSAQAATQSESKEEINYTICNFCSSLCNVKVTSRIGHDGNKRVVKLDGNPNSTLNRGKMCARGQAGLRQTYDPDRFKNPLIRVEGSKRGEWKFRDATWEEVWEHIAKKVKDANIQPWEWTMIGGWTSCIFYMNWSVPFAMANAIPNIVASPMQHCVTTGHLGTDAVTGTFNVHDEILPDYDNAKYIVYVGNNSSIAGVSTCRAVRFAQGKKNGAKVVVLDPRLSETAAKADEWVPIRPGTDLDFCLAMLREMLANQLYDAEFLRVHTNMPFLVYKDDNNQWQLVKDKEERPMIVWDGTSDIHILPAYTNYNRMDINGQIFCPSLNAPEGLVVPDNAAAGAGKRAITVLQAQLEEIDFCTPEWAEKTTTIPAATILRITHEFGNSRPALIDPGWHGARFGNVMMTRRVQAMIQALNGGIDKEGGWILSGEFHHKLANQYKAKQDNKELPAPMATKAGMDFALFVVKAFSDGKNFPHGHPGWAWAYSQQQKAEGKVGVALPVLADEGFKESAEGKVMWEGKPYLTRALFVNAANPVRHYYPDTYWKDIMASSHIELVLAVDVLPSDTTPYADIILPNSTYLERSEPTFYGNGVNQDLAITTRYAAIDPLYDSQELPDILLKLTEIISGKPEELFKWMEMLTGLPADATKQRLEQLRNEKDDKGGPKYKSPFMVACRQIGLVETAKRLNITPEELDKVLREKGIYHEEDWRDLLVHTAVPRKLPTTTASGRIEFFSSFFDMLRSQGHNSPHFNVLASHIPAECRAGKTMEQPLEADEFYFSYGKVPTVSYGSTNSNNPVLAAINTFKKDIYTGVWIHPDRANKLNIKNGEKIKLRNTLSGQEAEGMVYVTRKVRPDTLFLHSAFGVENPQLTRSYAMGGTATNKLIPHNVEPVVAGFRSQEFTIKISKV, from the coding sequence ATGGCTTGGAATTTTCCTAAGCTCTCCCGACGTACTTTTTTAAAGACCACTGGTCTTAGCACCGCCGGATTAAGTTTATTAAAATTTAATCCTTTATTGAGTAAATCCGCTCAAGCGGCCACTCAAAGTGAAAGCAAAGAAGAAATTAATTACACTATCTGTAACTTCTGTTCTTCTTTATGTAATGTTAAAGTCACCAGCCGGATAGGCCATGATGGTAACAAACGAGTTGTTAAGCTTGATGGCAATCCCAATTCCACTTTGAATCGTGGCAAAATGTGTGCACGTGGTCAAGCCGGTTTACGACAAACCTATGATCCGGATCGGTTTAAAAACCCATTGATCCGAGTAGAAGGGAGTAAACGCGGCGAATGGAAATTCCGCGATGCTACATGGGAAGAAGTGTGGGAACACATTGCTAAAAAAGTGAAAGATGCCAATATCCAACCCTGGGAATGGACCATGATTGGCGGTTGGACCTCTTGTATATTTTACATGAATTGGTCAGTTCCCTTTGCTATGGCCAATGCGATACCCAATATCGTTGCCTCCCCCATGCAGCATTGCGTCACTACCGGTCATTTGGGCACCGATGCCGTCACGGGTACCTTTAATGTCCACGATGAAATCCTCCCCGACTATGATAATGCCAAATACATTGTTTACGTGGGTAACAATTCTTCTATTGCTGGGGTTTCAACTTGTCGTGCCGTCCGGTTTGCGCAAGGCAAAAAGAATGGCGCTAAAGTGGTCGTTTTAGATCCGCGTTTATCTGAAACCGCTGCTAAAGCAGATGAGTGGGTACCAATCCGACCCGGAACGGATTTAGATTTCTGTCTAGCTATGCTGCGAGAAATGTTAGCTAATCAGTTATATGATGCTGAATTCTTAAGAGTTCACACCAATATGCCTTTCTTGGTTTACAAAGATGATAATAACCAATGGCAACTGGTTAAAGACAAGGAAGAGCGCCCCATGATTGTTTGGGATGGGACTTCAGATATCCATATTCTTCCCGCTTATACAAATTACAATCGTATGGATATTAACGGCCAAATTTTCTGTCCGAGTCTCAACGCACCGGAAGGATTAGTGGTTCCGGATAATGCTGCGGCTGGTGCGGGTAAACGTGCTATCACGGTACTGCAAGCACAACTAGAAGAAATCGATTTCTGTACCCCAGAATGGGCAGAGAAGACCACTACCATCCCAGCGGCCACGATTCTTCGGATTACCCATGAATTTGGTAACAGTCGTCCGGCATTAATTGATCCTGGTTGGCATGGTGCCCGGTTTGGCAATGTTATGATGACTCGTCGAGTTCAAGCCATGATTCAAGCTCTGAATGGTGGCATTGATAAAGAGGGCGGTTGGATCTTGAGTGGTGAATTTCATCACAAATTGGCTAATCAATACAAAGCTAAACAAGATAATAAAGAACTACCGGCGCCAATGGCCACGAAAGCCGGAATGGATTTCGCTCTGTTTGTGGTTAAAGCTTTCTCTGATGGGAAAAACTTTCCCCATGGCCATCCCGGCTGGGCCTGGGCTTACTCGCAACAACAAAAAGCGGAAGGCAAAGTCGGTGTTGCTTTGCCAGTCTTAGCCGATGAAGGCTTCAAAGAATCCGCTGAAGGTAAGGTTATGTGGGAAGGGAAACCTTACCTGACTAGAGCACTATTTGTTAACGCCGCTAATCCAGTACGCCATTATTATCCAGATACTTACTGGAAAGATATCATGGCGAGTAGCCATATCGAATTAGTATTGGCGGTTGATGTACTTCCTTCTGACACTACACCTTATGCTGACATCATTTTACCTAACAGTACTTATCTCGAACGGAGTGAACCGACTTTCTATGGCAACGGCGTCAATCAAGATTTAGCGATAACCACTCGTTATGCCGCGATCGATCCCTTATACGATTCGCAAGAGTTACCCGATATCCTATTGAAATTAACCGAAATTATCAGCGGTAAACCGGAAGAGTTGTTTAAATGGATGGAAATGTTGACCGGGCTTCCCGCTGACGCGACTAAACAAAGATTAGAGCAACTCCGTAACGAAAAAGATGACAAGGGTGGTCCTAAGTACAAGAGCCCCTTTATGGTCGCCTGTCGACAAATCGGTTTAGTAGAGACGGCCAAACGCTTAAATATCACGCCAGAAGAATTAGATAAAGTTTTGCGGGAAAAAGGTATCTATCATGAAGAAGATTGGCGTGACTTGCTGGTACATACCGCCGTACCTCGTAAACTGCCCACCACGACAGCCAGTGGTCGTATTGAATTTTTTAGTAGCTTCTTTGACATGTTACGTTCCCAAGGACATAATTCACCTCACTTCAATGTGTTAGCGAGCCACATTCCAGCAGAATGTCGCGCTGGTAAAACCATGGAACAACCGCTTGAAGCAGATGAGTTTTATTTCTCTTATGGTAAAGTACCGACGGTTTCTTATGGCTCTACTAATAGTAATAATCCGGTGTTGGCTGCGATTAACACCTTTAAAAAGGATATTTATACTGGGGTGTGGATCCATCCTGACCGTGCTAATAAACTCAATATCAAAAATGGTGAAAAAATCAAACTACGCAATACCCTTTCCGGTCAAGAAGCTGAGGGAATGGTTTACGTTACCCGTAAAGTTCGTCCAGATACCTTATTCCTCCATTCGGCGTTTGGGGTGGAAAACCCACAATTGACTCGTAGTTACGCGATGGGCGGTACAGCGACTAATAAATTGATTCCGCATAATGTCGAACCGGTCGTTGCTGGTTTCCGTTCGCAAGAATTTACTATTAAAATTTCCAAAGTTTGA
- a CDS encoding polysulfide reductase NrfD, translating to MEGMYYDTQAVWTWWIAIYLFLGGLGGATVVTSCLTNMYVKEHKPLVLWGVISAFIMLSLGSFLLFLHLLNKINVIHVLNPMVLIHKPDAWISWGTQFIVWMMVWSIIYALPYMLETPFFTKMPIIGTLLKLFGWLGKLSKKFHGLIGWLAVINSVGTVFYTGLLLQSFPAVALWHNPGVPLLFIVSALSTSMAFLLLVLYLVINREEDQALRVLYERTDVILIGVELLIIFVFFHYTTYGLESARSTAHILWNSLGWIFGFVVFGLIVPFLIELRGVTKGWGSPAPIVLAAIMVLSGGYLLRHYFMYAGVYERPYPAVNSISHHAQLQPKTTPEPQG from the coding sequence ATGGAAGGCATGTATTATGACACTCAAGCAGTGTGGACCTGGTGGATTGCTATCTACTTATTTCTAGGTGGTTTAGGTGGAGCAACCGTCGTCACCAGTTGTCTCACTAATATGTATGTTAAAGAACATAAGCCGTTGGTATTATGGGGAGTTATCTCGGCGTTTATCATGTTGAGCTTAGGTTCTTTCTTGCTGTTTCTCCACCTACTTAATAAAATTAATGTGATTCATGTTCTTAATCCGATGGTACTCATCCATAAACCCGACGCGTGGATTAGCTGGGGTACTCAATTTATTGTGTGGATGATGGTCTGGAGTATCATTTATGCGTTGCCTTATATGTTGGAAACGCCATTCTTCACCAAGATGCCTATTATTGGCACCCTGTTAAAGCTGTTTGGTTGGTTAGGTAAGCTGTCGAAGAAGTTCCATGGACTCATTGGTTGGTTAGCTGTCATTAATAGTGTGGGAACGGTATTTTACACCGGTTTATTATTACAATCCTTCCCCGCTGTGGCTTTATGGCATAACCCCGGGGTGCCTTTACTCTTTATTGTGTCCGCTCTTTCCACTTCGATGGCATTTTTACTCTTAGTGTTATATTTAGTCATAAATCGAGAAGAAGATCAGGCCTTGCGGGTTCTGTACGAACGCACTGATGTCATTTTGATTGGAGTTGAACTCTTAATTATCTTTGTGTTCTTCCATTACACCACTTACGGTCTGGAATCGGCTCGTTCTACCGCGCATATTTTGTGGAATAGTCTGGGTTGGATTTTCGGGTTCGTCGTGTTTGGTCTGATTGTTCCTTTCTTAATTGAACTGCGCGGAGTGACTAAAGGTTGGGGTAGTCCAGCACCGATTGTCTTAGCCGCTATCATGGTTTTAAGTGGTGGTTACCTACTGCGTCACTACTTTATGTATGCGGGTGTTTATGAACGTCCTTATCCGGCAGTCAATAGCATTTCCCATCATGCTCAACTTCAACCTAAAACTACCCCAGAACCTCAGGGGTAA
- a CDS encoding 4Fe-4S ferredoxin iron-sulfur binding domain-containing protein produces MANTPHYAMVIDLNTCVGCNACMAACAMENQTPVWKNQWRTYVHDMEIGKEGGEVRRRFLPRLCNHCDNPPCMSVCPTGATHKLDNGIVLVDDSLCMGCRACAMACPYDARFDMTSNDLEQGKGFYGELLHREHPSVDKCSFCAHRVMKGLKPACVETCVGFSRQFGDLNDPNDPVAKIVASGIAKPLMAHLGTRPNVYYINELERAT; encoded by the coding sequence ATGGCGAATACCCCGCACTATGCAATGGTCATTGACCTAAATACTTGCGTAGGCTGTAATGCTTGCATGGCGGCTTGCGCAATGGAAAATCAAACGCCCGTTTGGAAAAACCAATGGCGTACTTACGTTCATGATATGGAAATCGGTAAAGAAGGTGGTGAAGTCCGGCGGCGATTTCTACCACGGTTATGTAATCATTGTGACAATCCACCTTGTATGAGCGTTTGTCCCACCGGTGCCACTCACAAATTAGATAATGGAATTGTATTGGTAGATGACAGCCTTTGTATGGGTTGTCGGGCTTGTGCGATGGCTTGCCCGTATGATGCTCGTTTCGATATGACTAGTAACGATCTTGAACAAGGGAAAGGATTTTACGGTGAACTACTTCATCGTGAACATCCGAGCGTAGATAAATGTTCCTTCTGTGCCCATCGAGTAATGAAAGGACTCAAGCCAGCTTGCGTGGAAACCTGCGTCGGATTTTCTCGTCAATTTGGTGATTTGAATGATCCGAATGATCCCGTAGCCAAAATCGTAGCGAGTGGCATTGCTAAGCCACTTATGGCACATCTGGGTACTCGACCCAATGTTTATTATATCAACGAATTAGAGAGGGCAACCTAA
- a CDS encoding Sel1 domain-containing protein, which produces MLKKIFIGLLLVGFGMSGCTPTSQVVKKTEPEKPVPEESPFTDENAEHIFEQAKNYYTQKQFKLAVLGYTKAAEQGLAVAQNNLGYMYYEGKGVDQDFTQAINWFRKAAEQGLADAQYNLAQLYHLGKGVTQDFTQATQWYRKAANQGDARALYSLGQMSYYGEGVEKNLFQAAQWYREAAGKGDAKGQYQLGQMYYQGESVTKDLEQAKQWFVKAAAQEDADAQYSLGIMYYQGEGVTQDFKQAEQWFRKAANQGKAKAQSGLGKLYYEGKGVTQHFGEAFFWSSKAAEQGLADAQNNLGMMYYKGQGVKPNPVLAYQWVSLAAVQDNPEAIKGRQLLLNKLSISQITEGDRLVREWTDKHLSVSSN; this is translated from the coding sequence ATGTTAAAGAAAATTTTCATTGGGCTTCTGTTAGTCGGATTTGGAATGTCGGGTTGTACGCCAACTTCCCAGGTGGTTAAAAAAACCGAACCCGAAAAACCGGTTCCTGAGGAATCCCCCTTTACCGATGAGAATGCTGAGCATATTTTTGAACAAGCTAAAAATTATTATACGCAAAAGCAATTTAAACTCGCTGTCCTTGGCTATACTAAAGCCGCTGAACAAGGACTTGCCGTTGCGCAAAATAATTTAGGTTATATGTATTATGAAGGTAAAGGTGTTGATCAAGATTTTACCCAAGCGATAAACTGGTTTCGTAAAGCTGCTGAGCAAGGGTTAGCGGATGCACAATATAATCTGGCTCAACTTTATCACTTGGGCAAAGGGGTAACTCAAGATTTTACGCAAGCCACGCAGTGGTATCGTAAAGCCGCTAACCAAGGAGATGCTAGGGCTTTATATAGCTTAGGACAAATGAGTTACTATGGTGAAGGCGTAGAAAAAAATCTGTTCCAAGCAGCACAATGGTATCGAGAAGCGGCTGGCAAGGGAGACGCCAAGGGGCAATACCAACTGGGGCAAATGTATTACCAAGGCGAAAGTGTTACTAAAGATTTAGAACAAGCCAAACAATGGTTTGTCAAAGCGGCTGCGCAAGAAGATGCCGATGCTCAATATAGTTTAGGGATCATGTATTATCAAGGTGAAGGGGTTACCCAAGATTTTAAGCAAGCTGAGCAATGGTTTCGTAAAGCCGCTAATCAAGGTAAAGCCAAAGCACAAAGTGGTTTAGGCAAATTGTACTATGAAGGCAAAGGCGTTACCCAACATTTTGGCGAAGCCTTTTTTTGGTCAAGTAAAGCAGCCGAACAGGGGTTAGCGGATGCGCAAAATAATTTGGGAATGATGTATTATAAAGGTCAAGGTGTAAAACCCAATCCGGTTTTGGCTTATCAATGGGTATCGCTCGCTGCGGTACAAGATAATCCAGAAGCGATTAAAGGACGACAGTTGTTGCTAAACAAATTATCTATCTCTCAAATCACTGAGGGTGATCGTCTAGTTAGAGAATGGACTGATAAACATTTATCAGTGAGCAGTAATTAA
- a CDS encoding phenylalanyl-tRNA synthetase, alpha chain: protein MQELSQLINQAQQAIFQAPDLATLEQLRVQWLGKKGVLTEQLKQLGHLPPQQRPQAGQAVNEAKRTLQQAIETRRTALQSAQLATQLAAERIDVTLPGRGQPKGGLHPITQILQRIEKLFIQIGFSIEEGPEIEDDYHNFEALNIPAHHPARAMHDTFYFDEHLLLRTHTSPVQIRVMKTRQPPLKIIAPGRVYRCDSDLTHTPMFHQVEGLMVDTNVTFADLKGILDDFLQHFFGRNLQVRFRPSYFPFTEPSAEVDIQCVVCNGGGCRVCKQSGWLEILGCGMVHPNVFSQVGIDNEQYTGLAFGIGVERLAMLYYGVNDIRLFFENDLRFLRQFNE, encoded by the coding sequence ATGCAAGAACTCTCACAACTTATTAATCAAGCTCAACAAGCTATTTTTCAGGCACCAGATCTCGCTACGCTTGAACAATTACGCGTACAGTGGTTAGGTAAAAAAGGGGTTTTAACTGAACAACTGAAACAATTGGGTCACTTGCCGCCGCAACAACGTCCACAAGCTGGACAAGCGGTTAATGAGGCTAAGAGAACCTTACAACAAGCAATTGAAACCCGTCGCACGGCACTACAATCAGCTCAATTAGCAACACAATTAGCGGCTGAACGGATTGATGTAACTTTACCAGGACGAGGTCAACCGAAAGGTGGACTGCATCCCATTACGCAAATTTTGCAACGTATCGAAAAACTATTTATTCAAATTGGGTTTAGTATTGAAGAAGGTCCTGAAATCGAAGACGATTATCATAATTTTGAAGCCCTGAATATTCCAGCGCATCATCCGGCTCGAGCCATGCACGATACTTTTTACTTTGATGAACATCTCTTGTTACGCACTCACACTTCCCCGGTGCAAATTCGGGTGATGAAGACCCGTCAACCGCCACTAAAAATCATTGCCCCGGGGCGAGTTTATCGGTGTGATTCGGATTTGACGCATACGCCCATGTTTCACCAAGTGGAAGGTTTAATGGTGGATACCAACGTTACTTTTGCGGATCTTAAGGGCATATTAGATGATTTTCTTCAACATTTTTTTGGCCGCAATTTACAAGTTCGGTTTCGTCCTTCTTATTTCCCGTTCACCGAACCTTCTGCAGAAGTGGATATCCAGTGTGTTGTCTGTAACGGCGGCGGCTGTCGAGTATGCAAACAGAGTGGTTGGTTAGAAATACTCGGCTGCGGTATGGTGCATCCCAACGTTTTTTCGCAAGTTGGCATTGATAATGAGCAGTATACTGGCTTGGCTTTTGGTATAGGAGTAGAACGCTTAGCCATGTTATACTATGGCGTCAATGACATTCGTCTGTTTTTTGAGAATGACCTCCGTTTTTTGCGACAATTTAACGAGTAA